One part of the Cyclobacteriaceae bacterium genome encodes these proteins:
- a CDS encoding DUF4345 domain-containing protein yields the protein MNNTAPHPLSVRQHVVRICLFLVAAIALTGGALQFYLGQPDTSPRLDNIHRFMAGIYFSCGVIALWAAVTVRQQGTLIYLIALAIFMGGAGRLVSMGMVGIPEPQWLWLAYLFPELLVPIVMVSAHRPAGYKMH from the coding sequence CACATCCTTTATCCGTTCGCCAACACGTGGTTAGGATTTGCTTGTTTCTTGTTGCCGCTATTGCCCTTACAGGCGGGGCGTTGCAATTTTACCTGGGCCAACCCGATACTTCGCCCAGGTTAGATAACATTCATAGGTTTATGGCCGGTATTTACTTTTCGTGTGGGGTAATTGCACTTTGGGCTGCGGTAACCGTGCGCCAGCAGGGCACACTTATTTACCTGATTGCCCTTGCCATATTTATGGGTGGCGCAGGGCGTTTAGTGTCCATGGGCATGGTGGGGATCCCGGAGCCGCAATGGCTGTGGTTAGCTTATCTTTTTCCCGAGCTGCTGGTCCCCATTGTTATGGTAAGTGCGCATCGGCCTGCCGGTTACAAAATGCATTAA